The following proteins are co-located in the uncultured Draconibacterium sp. genome:
- a CDS encoding PQQ-binding-like beta-propeller repeat protein: MNRPNYHLTPLLYSFLAIICLFVLSCTSNVSNSSKSEIAQWRGLDRNGIYPETELLDVWPENGPELLWKYEGIGKGYAAPSVLGDKLFVNGEQDSTSYLFAFNLSGHLLWKAENGKEFMGDGFSATYPGSRSTPTIVDDLVYTTSGKGRIACFDVVSGTEKWAVDIVNDLGGTEPYFGYSESVVIDNNKLFCFAGGEKNNTLALDRYNGEIIWSVAAMQDTFSYCSPVLVELPEKNVLVTHSRHFMYTMDAENGTVLGSSALDYKYDGEHCNSPLYSDGAIYFISNEKNDGALRLNLTAEGALTEQWKNPKIKNNFNGYVKVDNKLFTMIKGNKLLSIDSNSGVITYSIKAATGSIIYADNKFICYGMNGDVSMITYNEDGFQLKSNFKVNEGSGQHFAHPVLNNGVMYIRHGNTLLAYLIK; encoded by the coding sequence ATGAACAGACCGAATTATCACCTTACACCCCTTTTGTATTCATTTTTAGCAATTATCTGTTTATTCGTATTGTCCTGTACTTCAAATGTTTCAAACTCTTCAAAATCAGAAATTGCACAATGGAGAGGATTAGATCGTAATGGAATTTACCCTGAAACAGAGTTACTTGATGTTTGGCCTGAAAATGGACCCGAGTTATTGTGGAAGTACGAAGGAATTGGAAAGGGTTATGCTGCTCCATCGGTTTTAGGCGATAAATTATTTGTAAATGGCGAACAAGACAGTACAAGTTACTTATTTGCCTTTAATTTAAGCGGACATTTATTATGGAAAGCTGAGAACGGCAAAGAATTTATGGGAGATGGATTTTCAGCCACTTATCCGGGTTCTCGTTCCACACCAACTATTGTAGACGATTTGGTTTACACAACCTCTGGAAAAGGGAGAATAGCTTGTTTTGATGTTGTTTCGGGAACGGAAAAATGGGCAGTTGATATTGTAAACGATTTAGGCGGAACGGAGCCTTATTTTGGTTATTCCGAATCGGTAGTAATTGATAATAACAAACTATTTTGTTTTGCCGGAGGCGAAAAGAACAACACCCTTGCACTCGACAGGTACAACGGAGAAATTATTTGGTCTGTTGCAGCAATGCAAGACACCTTTTCCTACTGTTCTCCTGTTTTGGTAGAACTTCCCGAAAAAAATGTTCTGGTTACCCACTCGCGCCATTTTATGTATACCATGGATGCAGAAAACGGCACTGTACTAGGGTCGAGTGCTTTAGATTATAAATACGACGGAGAGCATTGCAATTCTCCGTTATACTCCGATGGGGCCATTTATTTTATAAGTAACGAAAAAAACGACGGGGCGTTAAGACTGAATCTTACCGCAGAGGGAGCTTTAACAGAACAGTGGAAAAACCCAAAAATCAAGAATAATTTTAACGGATATGTTAAGGTTGACAATAAGCTTTTTACAATGATTAAAGGCAACAAACTTTTAAGTATTGACAGTAATTCCGGAGTGATTACCTACTCAATAAAAGCAGCCACAGGAAGCATTATTTATGCCGACAATAAATTTATTTGTTACGGGATGAATGGAGATGTATCCATGATTACATACAACGAAGATGGTTTTCAGTTAAAAAGCAACTTTAAGGTAAACGAAGGCAGCGGGCAGCATTTTGCCCATCCTGTATTAAATAACGGAGTTATGTACATCAGGCATGGAAATACACTACTGGCATATCTGATTAAATAA